One window of Arthrobacter oryzae genomic DNA carries:
- a CDS encoding sugar ABC transporter ATP-binding protein, which translates to MVAPLLELQNIAKSFPGVRALNDVSFTLERGEICTLAGENGAGKSTLLAILGGSLVPDHGAVIIEGVQRQHFSPRQALADGVRIAHQEPAIVPQLSVEQNLVLGRTSRQRRDAGTDIDQALADVAQMGFPLNAKASVRGLSPAQRHALTIARALAFGAKIVALDEPTTSMLEHNVEGVLNRVREIAHTRGVGIIYVSHKMPEVMSVSDKVVVLRDGNVNYTRPIAQTSEQDIVRNMVGRELLSFKRQHPVRPDAPVLFSASEVSHPKGGGPLSVDVRAGEVLGIAGLVGSGRTEFLRAIIRADKGSTGAVSIDGKKRRIRSPRDSRNAGIAFIPEERKHQGLVLQVPAYFNIALTADRQFNGFGPIISLRKQVAAAEEAAARMSLRPANVRLNARQFSGGNQQKIVIAKWTWRNTKVFLFDEPTKGVDVGGKVEIYELIDALAKAGSAVIVVSSDLPEIISLSDRVKVMRQGQFVSEHTGDDINEHSLVANAMGIAERTTI; encoded by the coding sequence ATGGTTGCACCGCTGCTGGAACTGCAGAATATCGCGAAGTCATTTCCCGGAGTCCGCGCTCTGAATGATGTCAGCTTCACGTTGGAACGCGGAGAAATATGCACATTGGCGGGGGAGAACGGGGCGGGCAAAAGTACCCTGCTTGCCATTCTCGGCGGCTCCCTCGTTCCGGACCACGGAGCCGTAATTATCGAGGGCGTCCAACGGCAGCACTTCTCACCCCGCCAGGCATTGGCTGACGGGGTGAGAATCGCCCACCAGGAACCGGCCATCGTTCCGCAGTTGTCCGTGGAGCAGAATCTGGTGCTCGGGCGCACGTCGCGGCAACGCCGGGATGCCGGCACAGACATCGACCAGGCGCTGGCCGACGTCGCCCAGATGGGGTTCCCGCTCAACGCCAAAGCCTCCGTGCGCGGACTGAGCCCCGCCCAGCGCCATGCCCTGACCATTGCCCGGGCCCTGGCGTTCGGCGCGAAGATCGTGGCCCTCGACGAACCCACAACCAGCATGCTGGAGCACAACGTCGAGGGAGTGCTGAACCGGGTTCGGGAGATTGCACACACCCGCGGGGTAGGCATCATCTACGTGTCACACAAGATGCCCGAGGTCATGAGCGTCTCCGACAAGGTGGTGGTCCTGCGCGACGGCAACGTCAACTACACCCGACCCATCGCGCAGACGTCGGAACAGGACATAGTCCGGAACATGGTCGGCCGTGAGCTGCTCTCGTTCAAGCGGCAGCACCCGGTACGGCCAGACGCGCCGGTCCTGTTTTCTGCCTCAGAGGTCAGCCACCCCAAGGGTGGGGGACCGCTCTCCGTGGATGTCCGGGCCGGCGAAGTTCTGGGCATCGCCGGCCTGGTCGGCTCGGGCCGCACCGAGTTCCTGCGAGCAATCATCAGGGCCGACAAAGGCAGCACCGGCGCGGTGAGCATCGACGGGAAAAAGCGCAGGATCCGCTCGCCGCGGGACAGCAGAAACGCCGGCATTGCGTTCATCCCGGAAGAGCGCAAGCACCAGGGGCTGGTCCTGCAGGTCCCCGCGTACTTCAACATCGCCCTCACCGCGGACCGGCAGTTCAACGGCTTCGGCCCGATCATCAGCCTGCGGAAGCAGGTTGCGGCTGCGGAAGAGGCGGCGGCGCGGATGTCCCTCAGGCCCGCCAACGTCCGCCTCAACGCACGCCAGTTCTCTGGCGGCAATCAGCAAAAGATCGTTATCGCCAAGTGGACGTGGCGAAACACGAAAGTATTCCTCTTCGACGAACCCACCAAGGGCGTGGACGTCGGCGGCAAGGTCGAAATCTATGAACTCATCGACGCTCTGGCCAAGGCCGGAAGCGCCGTGATCGTGGTCTCCTCCGACCTGCCGGAAATCATCTCCCTCAGCGACCGGGTCAAAGTGATGCGGCAGGGTCAGTTCGTTTCCGAGCACACCGGCGACGACATCAATGAACACAGCCTCGTGGCCAACGCCATGGGCATCGCAGAAAGAACAACGATATGA
- a CDS encoding putative quinol monooxygenase has protein sequence MTIIVTAEFTPKEGAYDQVVAALSPAIAEVHEEPGCLLYAIHESPTGQIMMIEKWESVDLLDAHGAGDAVKRLNASLDGLLAKPVDVTRLVPIPAGTPHQGAL, from the coding sequence ATGACCATCATTGTCACCGCAGAATTCACTCCGAAAGAGGGCGCCTACGACCAGGTGGTTGCCGCACTCTCTCCTGCCATTGCAGAGGTCCATGAAGAACCCGGCTGCCTGCTCTACGCCATCCATGAATCGCCCACCGGCCAAATCATGATGATTGAAAAATGGGAAAGCGTAGACCTGCTCGATGCCCACGGCGCCGGCGACGCCGTCAAGCGCCTCAACGCCTCACTCGACGGGCTGCTGGCAAAGCCGGTGGACGTCACCCGGCTGGTGCCGATCCCGGCCGGGACTCCCCACCAGGGCGCGCTCTAG
- a CDS encoding sugar-binding transcriptional regulator produces MTQLTGPSSFLSVSTEQLRLFTKIAVLYHEEGLSQGEISQRLNLSQARVSRYLKNAVELGIVRTSIVQPSGIYVGLEKALEEKYQLREVVVVDVMDGASLGMRLGSSAATYLETTIDADDYLGISSWSTTLLHTVEAMRSRPRKIANEVIQLIGGVGSPQAQIQATRLVSHLAELTSAKPYYMGCPGLVANQQIREAFLGDPAVAASMAAWERLTTLLVGIGTFPASPLWQASGNALSRAEESELSGAGAVGEICLRFFDINGQPMKPAIEERMISIEAEAMMQVPRRIGVAGGMRKLDAIRGAVTGGWINVLITDADVARQLLEPPQL; encoded by the coding sequence ATGACGCAGCTCACAGGACCGTCGTCCTTCTTGTCGGTCAGCACCGAGCAACTCCGACTGTTCACCAAGATTGCCGTGCTGTATCACGAGGAAGGCCTCTCGCAGGGTGAAATCTCCCAGCGCCTGAACCTCTCCCAGGCAAGGGTTTCGCGCTATCTCAAGAACGCCGTAGAACTCGGAATCGTGCGGACATCGATCGTCCAACCGTCGGGGATTTATGTCGGACTCGAGAAGGCTCTCGAGGAGAAGTATCAACTCCGCGAAGTCGTGGTCGTGGACGTCATGGACGGCGCCTCGCTGGGAATGCGGCTGGGATCGTCCGCGGCGACCTACCTCGAAACCACAATTGACGCAGACGACTACCTGGGCATTTCCTCGTGGAGCACCACCCTCCTGCACACCGTCGAAGCCATGCGCTCACGGCCAAGGAAGATCGCGAATGAAGTAATCCAACTCATCGGGGGCGTCGGCAGCCCTCAGGCCCAGATACAGGCAACTCGCCTGGTCTCCCACCTTGCGGAACTGACATCCGCCAAGCCCTACTACATGGGATGCCCTGGACTTGTGGCAAACCAGCAGATCCGCGAGGCGTTCCTTGGCGATCCCGCCGTGGCGGCATCCATGGCAGCGTGGGAGCGCCTGACCACTTTGCTGGTCGGAATAGGGACGTTCCCGGCCTCGCCGCTCTGGCAGGCGAGCGGAAACGCCTTAAGCCGGGCGGAAGAAAGCGAACTCTCCGGAGCCGGCGCCGTCGGTGAGATATGTTTGCGCTTCTTCGACATCAACGGCCAGCCGATGAAGCCCGCCATCGAGGAGAGAATGATCTCCATTGAGGCCGAGGCCATGATGCAGGTACCCCGTCGCATCGGCGTTGCCGGAGGAATGCGCAAACTGGACGCCATCCGCGGCGCCGTCACCGGCGGCTGGATCAATGTCCTGATCACGGATGCCGATGTGGCGAGACAACTCCTGGAGCCGCCGCAACTTTAG
- a CDS encoding ABC transporter ATP-binding protein — protein sequence MAKLSLRNISKRFGDTQVIHDFSADVDNGEFLVLLGASGSGKSTLLRIIAGLTDASAGDIIFDNLRVNRQSPRERDIAFVFQSYALYPHLTVRENIAFPLALDRFKGWHHIPGISTIARRVYGSSKEIVKQVASVSSMLELDEYANRKPGGLSGGQRQRVALARALIRNPSMFLLDEPLSNLDAKLRAELRGEIVRLHRLTGKTFVYVTHDQVEAMTMATQIVILHNGIVQQHATPQEIYARPANTYVARFIGSPPMNLMTAAVNDGQPALGGLRLPAPEQLRLRLRNGSVTLGLRPEHLTVTADVGGPGLAGTVRRIEDLGADTLIGVQPDPALGLKMWELNQDDLLWIRQTGQTRLMAGDPCTVTPEARMASYFDSETGVNLAPADETSGALLPG from the coding sequence ATGGCAAAGCTCTCACTACGCAACATCAGCAAGCGCTTCGGGGACACCCAGGTCATCCACGACTTCAGTGCCGACGTTGACAACGGAGAATTCCTCGTCCTGCTCGGCGCGTCGGGTTCCGGAAAATCCACCCTGCTCCGCATCATTGCCGGGCTCACCGACGCCAGCGCGGGCGACATCATCTTCGACAACCTGCGCGTGAACCGGCAAAGCCCGCGCGAACGTGACATCGCCTTCGTGTTCCAGTCCTATGCGCTCTATCCGCACCTGACCGTCCGCGAAAACATCGCGTTCCCGCTGGCACTGGACAGGTTCAAGGGCTGGCACCACATCCCCGGCATCAGCACCATCGCACGCCGCGTTTATGGCTCGTCCAAGGAGATCGTCAAGCAGGTGGCCAGTGTCTCGTCGATGCTGGAACTGGACGAGTACGCGAACCGCAAGCCCGGTGGCCTCTCCGGCGGGCAGCGCCAGCGCGTGGCCCTGGCACGCGCGTTGATCCGCAACCCGTCGATGTTCCTGCTGGACGAGCCGCTGTCCAACCTCGACGCCAAGCTCCGTGCGGAACTCCGCGGCGAAATCGTCCGGCTGCACCGGCTGACGGGGAAGACCTTCGTCTACGTCACCCACGACCAAGTGGAGGCCATGACCATGGCCACCCAGATCGTCATCCTGCACAACGGCATCGTGCAGCAGCACGCCACTCCGCAGGAGATCTACGCGCGGCCCGCCAATACGTACGTTGCCCGCTTCATCGGCAGCCCGCCCATGAACCTCATGACCGCGGCCGTGAACGATGGGCAGCCGGCACTCGGCGGGCTCCGGCTCCCGGCTCCCGAACAACTCCGGCTCCGGCTCCGGAACGGCTCCGTGACCCTGGGCCTGCGCCCGGAACACCTCACGGTAACGGCCGACGTCGGCGGGCCAGGTCTGGCGGGAACGGTCCGGAGAATCGAGGACCTCGGCGCGGACACCCTGATCGGCGTCCAGCCCGACCCTGCACTTGGACTGAAGATGTGGGAACTCAACCAGGACGATCTCCTCTGGATCCGCCAGACGGGGCAGACCCGCCTGATGGCGGGAGATCCCTGCACCGTCACCCCCGAGGCAAGGATGGCCAGCTACTTCGACAGCGAAACCGGAGTGAACCTGGCGCCCGCCGACGAAACGTCCGGTGCCCTCCTGCCCGGCTAG
- a CDS encoding ABC transporter permease, translating into MSQPTLPKNDPGQDSRRTLVNPRPEPSVAKLPRQRPTVNLQALGIYIAAVVIFLIFGMLNPNFLTSGNLRDIAVSASVNAIIGLGITFVIITGGIDLAVGSIASFVGIVSATLMVNAGTSPFLALCAGIALGLVCGAINGLLITKLKLPPFIATLGTMSIYQGFAYVVTNGRPVYNVPKDFVFMLNSYVGGIPVAVILVAVLAILCWLLLRRTVFGQNVIATGGSEETAWLSGVRVDRVKIAVYALSGVLAGVGGLVIVARINAAQTDAGSPYLLTAIASAVIGGANLMGGEGRIAGTLVGALILGALTNGLVLLNVPSFYEQIVTGLVVVIAVALDQGSKGWPLMKKKSPPKKEAAA; encoded by the coding sequence ATGAGCCAGCCCACGCTGCCCAAGAACGACCCGGGCCAAGACAGCCGGAGGACCCTCGTAAACCCGCGGCCTGAACCTTCCGTTGCCAAGCTGCCACGCCAGCGGCCGACAGTGAACCTGCAGGCACTCGGCATCTACATTGCCGCAGTTGTCATCTTCCTGATCTTCGGAATGCTTAACCCGAACTTCCTCACCTCGGGCAACCTGAGGGACATTGCCGTCTCAGCCAGTGTCAACGCCATCATCGGGCTCGGCATCACGTTCGTCATTATCACTGGCGGCATCGACCTCGCAGTCGGCTCGATCGCGAGCTTCGTCGGGATCGTCTCCGCCACGCTCATGGTCAACGCCGGGACCTCACCCTTCCTCGCGCTCTGCGCAGGCATTGCACTCGGCCTGGTCTGCGGCGCCATCAACGGCCTGCTGATCACCAAACTCAAGCTGCCCCCGTTCATCGCCACCCTTGGAACGATGAGTATTTACCAGGGCTTCGCCTATGTGGTCACCAACGGGCGGCCGGTCTACAACGTCCCCAAAGACTTCGTCTTCATGCTTAACAGCTACGTCGGCGGCATCCCGGTGGCGGTCATCCTCGTTGCGGTTCTCGCCATACTCTGCTGGCTGCTGCTCCGCCGGACAGTGTTCGGGCAGAATGTCATCGCCACCGGCGGCAGCGAAGAAACCGCATGGCTCTCCGGCGTCCGCGTCGACAGGGTGAAAATTGCCGTCTACGCGCTCTCAGGCGTCCTTGCAGGAGTCGGCGGTCTGGTCATCGTTGCCCGTATTAACGCGGCCCAGACCGATGCCGGCAGCCCGTACCTGCTGACAGCAATCGCCTCGGCCGTGATCGGCGGAGCCAACCTCATGGGTGGAGAAGGACGGATCGCCGGTACGTTGGTCGGCGCCCTGATCCTGGGGGCGCTCACGAACGGCCTGGTGCTCCTCAACGTCCCGAGCTTCTACGAACAGATCGTCACCGGACTCGTCGTCGTCATTGCCGTTGCCCTCGACCAAGGAAGCAAGGGATGGCCGTTGATGAAGAAGAAATCGCCGCCGAAAAAGGAAGCGGCGGCCTGA
- a CDS encoding amidohydrolase family protein, with translation MTAAEDTAAAVSGARVFPETMELPVLDFDIIDAHHHLCDFSRSYPWLQGPAEPVRYHGDDRPLRRNYLIEAYLADAKDFTLAGSVHIENGAADPLWEADWIQSVRDSTGMPSVQVAKASLVGPGVRHRLQGLAAIPSVRGVRDILNWHPEPKYTHTSRPDLITDPGWLEGFSHLSSLGLSFDLQVFPDQLTQAAQLAAAHPDTVIILDHAGMPIHRDPESLRHWRVGMKKMAQQPNVVAKVSALGTNDHSWTPASIRPIVLDTIDLFGPRRTMFGSNFPVDSLYSTFTTLYTAFDEITAAMTADERRYLFAETARKTYGMKEAPRTDG, from the coding sequence GTGACGGCAGCGGAAGACACCGCTGCCGCCGTTTCCGGCGCCCGCGTCTTCCCGGAAACAATGGAGCTCCCAGTGCTGGATTTTGACATCATTGACGCCCATCACCACTTGTGCGACTTCTCCCGCTCATACCCCTGGCTCCAGGGCCCGGCGGAACCGGTCCGCTATCACGGGGATGATCGCCCGCTCCGGCGGAACTACCTCATCGAGGCCTACCTGGCCGACGCCAAGGATTTCACCCTGGCCGGGTCCGTTCACATCGAAAACGGTGCCGCCGATCCGCTCTGGGAAGCTGACTGGATCCAGAGCGTCCGCGACAGCACCGGCATGCCCTCCGTCCAAGTGGCCAAAGCGTCCCTCGTCGGGCCAGGAGTGAGGCACCGGCTGCAAGGGCTCGCCGCCATTCCATCGGTGCGGGGTGTACGCGACATCCTCAACTGGCATCCGGAACCCAAATACACCCACACCTCCCGTCCGGATCTGATCACCGATCCCGGTTGGCTGGAAGGGTTCTCACATTTGTCATCCCTGGGCTTGTCCTTCGACCTCCAGGTCTTCCCCGACCAGCTCACTCAGGCGGCGCAACTTGCCGCCGCCCATCCGGACACCGTCATCATCCTGGACCATGCGGGGATGCCCATCCACCGTGATCCGGAGTCCCTCCGACACTGGCGGGTCGGTATGAAGAAAATGGCACAGCAACCAAACGTCGTTGCCAAGGTTTCGGCACTTGGAACGAACGATCACTCCTGGACGCCCGCATCAATCCGACCAATCGTCCTGGACACCATCGACCTCTTTGGTCCGCGCCGCACCATGTTCGGAAGTAACTTCCCGGTGGACAGCCTCTACTCGACCTTCACCACGCTCTACACTGCCTTCGATGAGATAACCGCCGCCATGACCGCTGACGAACGTCGGTACCTCTTTGCCGAGACAGCACGAAAAACCTATGGCATGAAGGAAGCCCCCCGCACCGACGGATAG
- a CDS encoding PfkB family carbohydrate kinase: MRPTGICVVGSLNVDLIAYLGAEVSAASYVTGENFEMAAGGKSLNAAMSISSLDPTVTLVGRVGSDHLGDFITGALRERGITTGGVIRDGLAHTGVGHVRVNPEGEYDTVVVPGANGNFSPADVDAYLEDHEPPAFAVLNLEVPLPAVRRAATRFRELGSTVVLNLSPVHAEAKDLLGLADVVVMNLSEACHVLNVPQSTDVPLLLKALREAGANTPVLTLGERGVAALSGNDLVQAAVEPIHVVNSVGAGDSFLGAMVLAMANEHPFPVCLRAANEAGRLVCGRSESFLTPEDVLHIENVLGVSLARASAGR; encoded by the coding sequence GTGAGGCCAACCGGTATCTGCGTCGTCGGCTCGCTGAACGTGGACCTTATCGCCTACCTCGGCGCCGAAGTGAGTGCGGCGAGCTACGTGACCGGGGAAAACTTCGAAATGGCTGCGGGCGGCAAAAGCCTGAATGCGGCGATGAGCATCTCCTCGCTGGACCCGACGGTGACACTCGTGGGACGTGTCGGCTCTGACCACCTTGGAGACTTCATCACCGGAGCCCTCCGCGAACGCGGAATCACCACCGGGGGCGTCATTCGCGACGGACTGGCCCATACCGGCGTCGGGCATGTAAGGGTCAATCCCGAGGGCGAATACGACACTGTCGTTGTCCCGGGAGCTAACGGCAATTTCTCGCCTGCTGACGTCGATGCCTACCTCGAGGACCATGAACCGCCAGCGTTTGCAGTCCTGAACCTTGAGGTGCCCCTTCCCGCAGTCAGACGTGCGGCCACCCGATTTCGTGAGCTCGGTTCAACCGTGGTGTTGAACCTCTCGCCGGTGCACGCAGAGGCGAAGGACCTCCTTGGCCTCGCCGACGTCGTAGTTATGAACCTCAGCGAGGCCTGTCATGTGCTGAACGTCCCGCAAAGCACCGACGTACCGCTGCTCCTTAAGGCACTGCGAGAGGCCGGCGCCAACACTCCCGTTCTGACACTCGGCGAACGCGGGGTGGCGGCGCTGAGCGGGAACGATCTTGTGCAGGCGGCGGTCGAACCGATCCATGTGGTGAACTCAGTCGGCGCCGGAGACAGCTTCCTGGGAGCGATGGTCCTGGCGATGGCCAACGAGCACCCCTTCCCCGTATGCCTTAGGGCGGCCAACGAGGCGGGCCGGCTTGTTTGTGGCCGCTCCGAATCCTTCCTCACGCCGGAAGACGTACTGCACATCGAGAACGTCTTAGGTGTTTCCCTCGCCAGAGCCTCAGCTGGCCGCTAG
- a CDS encoding carbohydrate ABC transporter permease — translation MTTQEAPPITRTAPHKRRLKAPGNRNFSKPARYVMLAALVLFSGFPLYWMLNTALSQDSELYGQAQGWWPHWERLADFGDLIGSVPIFKWLTNSVVIAGGTTLLSLVFAVLAGYALSRFKFHGKGAAGFLLFATQMLPEALLVVPIYALFASLGLLNGMGGLILANVAFTMPVSVWIIKGAIDAIPYEIEEAAAVDGCPRVTILSLVLTPLILPSIAAAAVINFFDGWNEFLLAKTFIAERDLWPASVGLASFIGQYLTSLNSVMAAALLFTLPALIFFLLVQRRIVSGLTAGSVKG, via the coding sequence ATGACCACCCAAGAAGCTCCTCCAATCACCCGGACGGCCCCGCACAAACGCCGGCTGAAAGCACCGGGCAACCGAAACTTCAGCAAGCCCGCCCGGTACGTTATGCTGGCCGCGTTGGTCCTCTTCTCAGGCTTCCCGCTCTACTGGATGCTGAACACGGCGCTCAGCCAAGACTCCGAACTGTACGGCCAGGCCCAGGGCTGGTGGCCGCACTGGGAACGGCTCGCCGACTTCGGCGACCTCATCGGCAGCGTCCCCATCTTCAAGTGGCTCACCAACTCGGTGGTGATCGCCGGCGGCACCACGCTGCTGTCCCTCGTCTTCGCGGTGCTGGCCGGCTATGCACTGTCCAGGTTCAAGTTCCACGGCAAGGGCGCCGCGGGGTTCCTGCTGTTCGCCACTCAGATGCTGCCCGAAGCGCTGCTCGTTGTCCCCATCTACGCGCTCTTCGCGTCGCTGGGCCTCCTCAACGGCATGGGCGGCCTGATCCTCGCCAACGTTGCCTTCACGATGCCTGTGAGTGTCTGGATCATCAAGGGCGCCATCGATGCGATCCCGTATGAAATCGAAGAAGCCGCTGCCGTCGACGGGTGCCCCCGCGTCACCATCCTCTCGCTGGTGCTCACTCCCCTGATTCTTCCCAGCATTGCCGCTGCCGCCGTCATCAACTTCTTCGACGGGTGGAACGAATTCCTGCTGGCCAAGACGTTCATCGCCGAACGGGACCTCTGGCCGGCGTCCGTGGGCCTGGCCTCGTTCATCGGCCAGTACCTGACCTCGCTGAACTCGGTCATGGCTGCAGCCTTGCTGTTCACGCTCCCGGCGTTGATCTTCTTCCTCCTTGTCCAGCGTCGCATCGTATCGGGCCTCACGGCCGGCTCAGTCAAAGGTTGA
- a CDS encoding sugar ABC transporter substrate-binding protein, which translates to MTRIPRAATQLFAATAAVALLAACSATPEGPTGQSSQSGDLVSLVDASAKTPIEDVKASLGAPAASADTKLCYITRTLSNEFWGFERDGFEAEAKKLGVKYQTFDVTDESSITEQLDKAKSAANQGCSALLASPISATGLDTVFTDALAKKMPVVILNDAKGNVPGSVYVGPDALTIGETAADYIAAKLPEGGKVAMIEGDPGSSNALNRGEGFKKGLAKHSNLQLVASQTAKWDQTRAQEIATAMLTANPDIKAFYSQNDGMAFGVAAAIAAKNLTGKVVLVGTDGIPQAKKEIEAGNMTATVSEQPVTEGASGVDAALWLLAGKKVPGWVDVPAFIIDSKNVGEYPTGMP; encoded by the coding sequence ATGACAAGAATTCCTCGCGCAGCTACACAGCTTTTCGCCGCTACGGCCGCAGTCGCGTTGCTCGCCGCTTGCAGTGCCACCCCTGAGGGGCCTACCGGCCAGTCATCCCAGTCCGGTGACCTGGTGAGCCTGGTTGACGCCTCTGCCAAGACACCGATCGAGGACGTGAAAGCCAGCCTGGGCGCACCTGCAGCGTCGGCCGACACCAAGCTTTGCTACATCACCCGGACGCTGTCCAACGAGTTCTGGGGCTTTGAACGGGACGGATTTGAGGCCGAGGCGAAGAAGCTCGGCGTCAAGTACCAGACGTTCGATGTGACCGATGAGTCCTCCATTACCGAGCAGCTGGACAAGGCTAAGAGTGCCGCGAACCAGGGCTGCAGCGCACTGCTTGCATCACCTATTTCAGCGACAGGGCTGGACACGGTCTTCACCGATGCCCTGGCCAAGAAGATGCCGGTGGTCATCCTCAACGACGCCAAGGGCAACGTCCCGGGGAGCGTTTACGTCGGGCCTGATGCCTTGACGATCGGCGAGACGGCTGCAGACTACATCGCAGCCAAGCTCCCCGAGGGCGGCAAGGTGGCCATGATTGAGGGCGACCCGGGGTCGTCCAATGCCTTGAACCGGGGCGAGGGCTTCAAAAAGGGCCTGGCCAAGCACTCCAACCTGCAGCTGGTCGCCTCCCAGACTGCGAAGTGGGATCAGACCAGGGCTCAGGAAATTGCAACTGCCATGCTGACAGCCAACCCCGACATTAAGGCGTTCTACTCCCAGAATGACGGCATGGCGTTCGGCGTCGCGGCCGCGATCGCCGCGAAGAATCTCACCGGGAAGGTTGTGCTGGTCGGAACTGACGGCATTCCCCAGGCGAAGAAGGAAATCGAAGCAGGCAACATGACCGCCACGGTCAGCGAGCAGCCAGTCACCGAAGGTGCCAGCGGCGTGGATGCTGCGCTTTGGCTGTTGGCCGGCAAGAAGGTTCCGGGCTGGGTGGACGTTCCCGCTTTCATCATCGATTCAAAGAACGTCGGGGAATACCCGACCGGAATGCCGTAA
- a CDS encoding sugar phosphate isomerase/epimerase family protein, producing MTAIKYSTRLNSFALGKGKKYPSGEDSVIDLIALAGSVKGLTSLELNFPEHFGEHSVEEIKAALAKADLDVRGIQLRWPAPQFANGGFTNPDPALREAAVGMVKEAISLCREFGSDHVLLWPAHDGYEYPLQMDYMKSWNWMVESLQAVADVDQDIRISIEYKPAEPRGRTILNTTGAVMNLIKDCDRPNLGVTLDFGHLLMARENPSQSAAMCLREQKLFGLQLNDSHGVADDGLVVASIHFAETLELVYYLLREGYQGTYYFDTDPVRENPVAECEMNIERMGTIIDKARELVRDYPDLPDGDALHSSSVLWSKVVGV from the coding sequence ATGACAGCAATCAAGTACTCCACCCGCCTCAATTCCTTTGCCTTGGGTAAGGGAAAGAAATACCCCAGTGGGGAAGATTCGGTGATCGACCTGATCGCCCTCGCCGGCAGCGTTAAGGGCCTAACCTCGCTCGAACTGAACTTCCCGGAGCACTTCGGCGAGCACTCAGTCGAGGAAATAAAGGCGGCCTTGGCAAAAGCCGATCTGGACGTACGCGGTATCCAACTCCGGTGGCCGGCGCCCCAGTTCGCCAATGGAGGATTCACAAACCCTGATCCCGCGCTGCGGGAGGCGGCCGTCGGAATGGTCAAGGAAGCCATCAGTCTCTGCCGGGAATTCGGCTCCGACCACGTCCTCCTCTGGCCCGCCCACGACGGGTACGAATACCCGCTGCAAATGGACTACATGAAGTCCTGGAACTGGATGGTCGAAAGCCTGCAGGCCGTCGCCGACGTCGACCAGGACATCCGCATCTCCATCGAGTACAAGCCGGCCGAGCCGCGCGGACGCACCATCCTTAACACCACTGGTGCCGTCATGAACCTCATCAAGGACTGTGACCGCCCGAATCTCGGCGTAACCCTGGACTTCGGGCACCTGCTGATGGCCCGCGAGAACCCGTCCCAGTCCGCAGCCATGTGCTTGCGGGAGCAAAAACTGTTCGGGCTGCAGCTCAACGATTCACACGGCGTAGCAGACGACGGCCTCGTGGTAGCGTCGATCCACTTCGCGGAAACACTTGAACTTGTGTACTACCTGCTCCGCGAGGGGTATCAGGGAACGTACTATTTCGACACCGATCCGGTACGCGAGAACCCCGTCGCCGAATGCGAAATGAACATCGAGAGGATGGGGACCATCATCGACAAGGCCCGCGAGCTCGTCCGGGACTATCCGGACCTCCCCGACGGAGACGCACTGCACTCATCGTCCGTTCTGTGGTCGAAAGTCGTGGGTGTCTAG